A region of Bifidobacterium adolescentis ATCC 15703 DNA encodes the following proteins:
- a CDS encoding exodeoxyribonuclease III, which translates to MTITITTSNVNGIRAAKRKGIEQWAAKNTPDVWCMQEVRAPQNEIDPIFDEFGFEYATAGRIADQSGLDRMNEICRIKGRAGVGLLSALPVIDKRYGLPGLAEDVDSGRWIEADVKTPQGYTVTVVCVYVHAGNTDDPEKMKQKYRFLDTMLVRMGQLRDEAAHGGKQAVLCGDFNIAHTPLDIKNAKANEKHAGFLPEERAYVDKWLGELEFVDVMRSLCGDIQGPYTWWSQRGRAFDNNVGWRIDYQFATPELAETARGFVIDKAPTYDLRWSDHAPLSITYDV; encoded by the coding sequence ATGACGATCACAATCACGACATCGAATGTGAATGGAATCCGCGCGGCGAAACGCAAAGGCATCGAGCAATGGGCCGCGAAGAACACGCCGGACGTGTGGTGCATGCAGGAAGTACGCGCCCCGCAAAACGAAATCGACCCCATCTTCGACGAATTCGGCTTCGAATACGCGACCGCCGGACGCATCGCCGACCAAAGCGGGCTTGATCGCATGAACGAGATCTGCCGTATCAAGGGACGCGCCGGCGTCGGTCTGCTCTCCGCGCTGCCCGTCATCGACAAGCGCTACGGACTGCCGGGACTTGCCGAGGACGTCGATTCCGGCCGTTGGATCGAAGCGGATGTGAAGACCCCGCAAGGGTACACCGTCACTGTCGTATGCGTGTACGTGCACGCCGGCAACACTGACGATCCGGAGAAAATGAAGCAGAAATACCGTTTCCTCGACACCATGCTGGTACGTATGGGACAACTGCGCGATGAAGCGGCGCACGGCGGCAAGCAGGCGGTATTGTGCGGCGATTTCAACATCGCGCACACGCCGCTCGACATCAAGAACGCGAAAGCCAACGAGAAGCACGCCGGCTTCCTGCCCGAGGAACGCGCCTACGTGGACAAATGGCTGGGGGAGTTGGAATTCGTGGATGTGATGCGTTCCCTGTGCGGAGACATCCAAGGACCGTACACCTGGTGGAGCCAGCGGGGCCGCGCCTTCGACAACAACGTCGGCTGGAGGATCGACTACCAGTTCGCCACACCCGAACTCGCCGAAACGGCCCGCGGATTCGTCATCGACAAAGCTCCGACCTACGACCTGCGATGGTCGGATCATGCGCCGCTGAGCATCACCTACGACGTGTGA
- a CDS encoding ABC transporter permease, translated as MTEMNETNPSTVLPGQERYVAPLDETPLKAVDSMDESAPASNMWADAWRTLRKNPLFIISGLLIIFIVFVALFPSVLTKQNPNYCTLDNSLEPASSGHPFGFDLQGCDVYSRVVYGTRTSLSVGVFATLLVVLLGTLIGAIAGFFGGWVDAVLSRLTDIFLALPILLGAIVVLQMFKTSSSIWKIILVMTLFGWTSVARIARGAVMEAKNLEFNTASTALGSTPIRNLFRHILPNSLAPIIVVGTTSLATYIVLEATLSFLGVGLPTTTVSWGGDISNAQSILRTDPMVLFYPSAALAITVLAFIMMGDAVKDALDPKSRTA; from the coding sequence ATGACCGAAATGAATGAGACCAATCCTTCCACCGTGCTTCCGGGACAGGAACGCTATGTGGCACCGCTCGATGAGACGCCCCTGAAGGCCGTCGACTCGATGGACGAATCCGCACCGGCTTCGAACATGTGGGCCGACGCATGGCGAACCCTGCGTAAGAACCCGCTGTTCATCATCTCCGGACTGCTGATCATCTTCATCGTGTTCGTGGCGCTGTTCCCGAGCGTGTTGACCAAGCAGAACCCGAACTACTGCACGCTCGACAATTCCCTTGAGCCGGCTTCCTCAGGCCATCCGTTCGGCTTCGACCTGCAAGGTTGCGACGTATACTCCCGTGTGGTCTACGGCACCCGCACCTCGCTGAGCGTCGGCGTGTTCGCCACACTGCTGGTGGTGCTGCTCGGAACGCTGATCGGCGCAATCGCCGGCTTCTTCGGAGGATGGGTCGACGCCGTGCTGAGCCGACTGACCGATATCTTCCTCGCGCTGCCGATTCTGCTTGGCGCCATCGTGGTGCTCCAGATGTTCAAAACGAGCAGCTCCATCTGGAAGATCATTCTGGTGATGACGCTGTTCGGCTGGACCTCCGTGGCACGAATCGCGCGAGGTGCTGTGATGGAAGCCAAGAACCTTGAATTCAACACGGCGTCCACCGCTCTGGGATCCACCCCGATCCGCAACCTGTTCCGCCACATCCTGCCGAATTCGCTGGCTCCGATCATCGTGGTCGGCACCACCTCGCTGGCCACCTACATCGTGCTCGAGGCCACGCTGAGCTTCCTGGGCGTCGGCCTGCCCACCACCACGGTCAGCTGGGGCGGAGACATCTCCAACGCGCAGTCCATCCTGCGTACTGACCCGATGGTGCTGTTCTACCCGTCCGCCGCGCTGGCCATCACCGTGCTGGCATTCATCATGATGGGCGACGCCGTCAAGGACGCGCTCGATCCGAAGAGCCGTACGGCCTGA
- a CDS encoding ABC transporter ATP-binding protein: MTRHSIHDVQHPTAENPDDGIVARAIDLTKVYGSKDNEVMALDHVNVEFKRGEMTAIMGPSGSGKSTLMHCMAGLDAPSSGKVMVEGLEVSSMNQKQLTDLRREQIGFIFQSFNLVPTLSAEENILLPLQIAKRPIDRDWFNQVVKVVGLEKRLTHRPSQLSGGQQQRVACARAIMARPSVIFADEPTGNLDSRSSREVLGFLRDSVRDYGQSIVMVTHDPRAASFADRVLVLADGNITRDMQHPTYNEILEVFAGDDDIDDVSKYAASTAVPTVTEDSQA, from the coding sequence ATGACTCGTCATTCCATTCATGACGTACAGCATCCGACAGCCGAAAACCCCGATGATGGGATTGTGGCCCGCGCCATCGACCTGACCAAGGTCTACGGCTCAAAAGACAACGAAGTGATGGCGTTGGATCATGTGAATGTGGAATTCAAGCGCGGTGAAATGACCGCCATCATGGGCCCTTCCGGTTCCGGCAAGTCCACGCTCATGCATTGCATGGCCGGACTCGACGCCCCTTCGTCCGGCAAGGTGATGGTGGAGGGCCTCGAGGTCTCCTCCATGAACCAGAAGCAGCTGACGGATCTGCGCCGCGAACAGATCGGGTTCATTTTCCAGTCGTTCAATCTGGTGCCGACGCTGTCCGCCGAGGAGAACATCCTGCTGCCATTGCAGATAGCGAAACGTCCGATCGACCGCGACTGGTTCAACCAAGTGGTCAAGGTGGTCGGTCTGGAGAAGCGGCTCACGCACCGTCCAAGCCAGCTGTCCGGCGGCCAGCAGCAGCGTGTGGCCTGCGCCCGCGCCATCATGGCACGACCGTCCGTGATCTTCGCCGACGAGCCGACCGGCAACCTCGACTCGCGTTCCAGCCGTGAAGTGCTTGGCTTCCTGCGCGATTCGGTACGCGACTACGGCCAGTCGATCGTCATGGTCACCCACGATCCGCGTGCGGCCTCCTTCGCGGACCGTGTGCTGGTGCTCGCCGACGGCAACATCACCCGCGACATGCAGCATCCGACGTACAACGAGATTCTTGAGGTGTTCGCCGGCGACGACGACATCGACGATGTTTCCAAGTACGCCGCCTCCACCGCCGTTCCGACCGTGACGGAGGACTCGCAGGCATGA
- a CDS encoding tyrosine recombinase XerC yields the protein MCFDDALDGFDAYLKANRGLSANTRRAYRSDVEECLVALRKQGCVDLNEVTIEDLRLWMAESSKNHARSSMARKTVAVRGFFAWAYDHDMASANPAASLQTPKIPDTLPAVLNETQAQQLMDRVDEDGMEARSQEPNMKKQAIALRDAAMLELLYATGMRVAELVGLDVADVTFGNRTVKVTGKGDKQRVMPFGAPADKALRDWLEHGRPVLCGDMSDDAFFLGSQGGRIDQRMVRKVVHDRAREAGVPDISPHALRHSAATHMLDGGADLREVQEMLGHSSLKTTQRYTHVSIEQLKARYGQAFPRA from the coding sequence ATGTGTTTCGATGATGCGTTGGACGGATTCGACGCCTATCTGAAAGCCAACCGTGGATTGAGTGCAAACACCCGCAGGGCGTACCGCAGCGATGTCGAGGAATGCTTGGTGGCGTTGCGGAAACAGGGTTGCGTGGATCTGAATGAGGTGACCATCGAGGATTTGCGCCTGTGGATGGCCGAATCGTCCAAAAATCACGCACGCAGCAGCATGGCGCGCAAAACCGTCGCCGTGCGTGGATTCTTCGCATGGGCGTACGACCATGACATGGCGTCCGCCAACCCGGCGGCTTCGTTGCAGACGCCGAAAATCCCCGATACGCTGCCGGCGGTATTGAACGAAACGCAGGCGCAGCAGCTGATGGACCGCGTTGATGAGGACGGCATGGAGGCGCGATCGCAGGAACCGAATATGAAAAAACAGGCGATCGCGCTGCGTGACGCGGCCATGCTGGAACTGCTCTATGCCACCGGCATGCGTGTGGCGGAACTGGTCGGACTCGACGTGGCCGACGTGACATTCGGCAACCGCACGGTGAAAGTGACCGGCAAAGGCGACAAGCAGCGTGTCATGCCATTCGGCGCACCAGCCGACAAGGCCTTGCGCGATTGGCTGGAACATGGCCGTCCCGTACTATGCGGTGACATGTCGGACGACGCGTTCTTTTTGGGATCGCAGGGCGGGCGGATCGATCAACGTATGGTGCGCAAGGTGGTGCACGACCGGGCACGGGAGGCCGGCGTGCCAGACATCAGTCCGCATGCGTTGCGCCACAGTGCGGCGACCCATATGCTCGACGGGGGAGCGGACCTGCGTGAGGTGCAGGAGATGCTGGGGCATTCCTCGCTGAAGACCACGCAGCGTTACACACACGTGTCCATCGAACAGTTGAAGGCACGATACGGGCAGGCGTTTCCACGGGCGTGA
- a CDS encoding peptide ABC transporter substrate-binding protein: protein MKKKALAFAAAACAFGMLLSGCGSSNGDSTADKGSNVITAYNSEPQNPLIPGDCNETGGGKPLDLLFARLISFDAKGNASNEVAESIKSNDDATQYTIKLKDGWKFTDGTPVTAESFTKAWSYTANAKNAQLGSSFFSTIKGYDKLQDGDKLKGDEQLEGLKVVNDHEFTVDLNRSDSVFAIKVGYTAFAPLPESFFKDPKAFGEKPVGNGPYKFQSWDHDNQIVLVKNPDYKGNRVAKNDGVTFKVYTKDEAAYADIQSGSLDVMESVPASATKTFQKDSTVQAYNKAGSVIQQFTIPAKLKHFEADTEEGTLRRQAVSMAINRENICKKVLNGTGTPAADFTSPLTPGYSDSLKGSGNLKYNEKKAKELWAKANAISPWTSDDKLTFAYNADGGHEVIYTAVVNSINNVLGAGVAATNPYPTFNDFRTAVSDRKVNGAFRSGWQPDYPSAENYLVQNFASAAADGNGSNDGDYKNPEFDALCDKAAASKSVADANKLYQQAQEVLLNDLPAVPLYYANAYGVASTGVSGFEMNWQNLPVYENMTKSGK from the coding sequence ATGAAGAAGAAAGCTCTGGCTTTCGCTGCGGCCGCATGCGCATTCGGCATGCTGCTCAGCGGTTGCGGCTCTTCCAACGGTGACTCCACCGCTGACAAGGGTTCCAACGTCATCACCGCATACAATTCCGAACCGCAGAACCCGCTCATCCCGGGCGACTGCAACGAGACCGGCGGCGGCAAGCCGCTCGACCTGCTGTTCGCACGTCTGATTTCCTTCGACGCCAAGGGCAACGCCTCCAACGAAGTGGCGGAGTCCATCAAGTCCAACGATGACGCCACCCAGTACACCATCAAGCTCAAGGATGGTTGGAAGTTCACCGACGGCACCCCGGTGACCGCCGAATCCTTCACCAAGGCATGGAGCTACACGGCCAACGCCAAGAACGCACAGCTCGGCTCCTCCTTCTTCTCCACCATCAAGGGCTACGACAAGCTCCAGGATGGAGACAAGCTCAAGGGCGACGAACAGCTCGAGGGCCTGAAGGTCGTCAACGACCATGAATTCACCGTCGACCTGAACCGTTCCGACTCCGTGTTCGCCATCAAGGTCGGCTACACCGCATTCGCTCCGCTGCCGGAATCCTTCTTCAAGGATCCGAAGGCCTTCGGCGAGAAGCCGGTCGGCAACGGCCCGTACAAGTTCCAGTCCTGGGACCACGACAACCAGATCGTGCTGGTGAAGAACCCCGACTACAAGGGCAACCGCGTCGCCAAGAACGACGGCGTGACCTTCAAGGTCTACACCAAGGATGAGGCCGCCTACGCCGACATCCAGTCCGGTTCCCTCGACGTGATGGAGTCCGTCCCGGCCTCCGCCACCAAGACCTTCCAGAAGGACTCCACCGTACAGGCCTACAACAAGGCCGGCTCCGTCATCCAGCAGTTCACCATCCCGGCCAAGCTGAAGCACTTCGAAGCCGACACCGAGGAAGGCACCCTGCGTCGCCAGGCCGTCTCCATGGCCATCAACCGCGAGAACATCTGCAAGAAGGTGCTCAACGGCACCGGCACCCCGGCCGCCGACTTCACCTCCCCGCTGACCCCGGGCTACTCCGATTCCCTCAAGGGTTCCGGCAACCTGAAGTACAACGAGAAGAAAGCCAAGGAACTGTGGGCGAAGGCCAACGCCATCAGCCCGTGGACCTCCGATGACAAGCTCACCTTCGCCTACAACGCCGATGGTGGCCACGAAGTCATCTACACCGCCGTGGTCAACTCCATCAACAACGTGCTGGGCGCCGGCGTGGCCGCCACCAACCCGTACCCGACCTTCAACGATTTCCGCACCGCCGTGTCCGACCGCAAGGTGAACGGCGCGTTCCGTAGCGGCTGGCAGCCGGATTACCCGTCCGCCGAAAACTACCTGGTGCAGAACTTCGCCTCCGCCGCTGCCGATGGCAACGGCTCCAACGATGGCGACTACAAGAACCCGGAGTTCGATGCGCTGTGCGACAAGGCCGCTGCCTCCAAGTCCGTCGCAGACGCCAACAAGCTGTACCAGCAGGCACAGGAAGTGCTGCTCAACGACCTGCCGGCCGTTCCGCTGTACTACGCCAATGCCTATGGTGTGGCCTCGACCGGTGTCTCCGGCTTCGAGATGAACTGGCAGAACCTGCCGGTCTACGAGAACATGACCAAGTCCGGCAAGTGA
- a CDS encoding dipeptide ABC transporter ATP-binding protein, with amino-acid sequence MTEMNTENNLEAMQRAHGPLLEVKNLQVDFTTDEGKAVHAVRNSSFSVYPGQWVAIVGESGSGKSTSAMAVLGLLPGTGHVVGGSIKLDGQEISGFKQKDFDKLRGSKMGLVPQDPMSNLNPVWRIGTQVKEALVANNMDIDHEKRSEFAKALAGDEVELKGNDDETFLGSKELPDLIAAAKEALVKIGKSGDELDKIMARFAEEWVPGSETRWRVADGLIKAGVKDDDAWYIAKKYVVGSTMDDRIAGLLSEAGLPDAATRARQFPHEFSGGMRQRALIAIGLACRPELLIADEPTSALDVTVQKKILDHLHMLTDSLGTAVLFITHDLGLAAERAQHIVVMYKGQVVESGPSLEVLQHPQHPYTKRLVAAAPSLASQRIISVKEHGGDATAVMEHAVNEDSLKKGEAIITVDHLTKEFKLPRKKEMFKAVDDVSFSIKKGTTLAIVGESGSGKSTVANMVLKLLEPTAGTVTYDGKDVSGFKGKELLDFRRHVQPVFQNPYGSLDPMYSIYRSIEEPLRIHGIGDKKSRAKRVRELIDMVELPESVMSRYPNELSGGQRQRIAIARAMALDPDVIVCDEAVSALDVLVQDQVLRLLNDLQAEKGLSYLFITHDLAVVRQIADEVVVMQHGKLVEHATTDEVFDHPKKQYTRDLLDAIPGGKLQLGLD; translated from the coding sequence ATGACTGAAATGAATACCGAGAACAACCTCGAGGCCATGCAGCGCGCCCACGGGCCGCTGTTGGAGGTCAAGAACCTCCAGGTCGACTTCACCACCGATGAAGGCAAGGCCGTGCATGCCGTGCGCAACTCGTCCTTCAGCGTGTATCCCGGCCAGTGGGTGGCCATCGTCGGCGAATCCGGTTCCGGCAAATCCACTTCCGCCATGGCCGTGCTTGGCCTGCTTCCGGGAACCGGCCATGTGGTCGGCGGCTCCATCAAGCTTGATGGCCAGGAGATCTCCGGCTTCAAGCAGAAGGATTTCGACAAGCTCCGTGGTAGCAAGATGGGTCTTGTCCCGCAGGATCCGATGAGCAACCTGAACCCGGTGTGGCGCATCGGCACCCAGGTCAAGGAAGCGTTGGTGGCCAACAACATGGACATCGACCACGAAAAGCGTTCCGAATTCGCCAAGGCCCTGGCCGGTGACGAAGTGGAGCTCAAGGGCAATGACGATGAGACCTTCCTTGGTTCCAAGGAACTGCCTGATCTGATCGCCGCGGCCAAGGAGGCTCTTGTCAAGATCGGCAAGAGCGGTGACGAGCTTGACAAGATCATGGCCCGGTTCGCCGAGGAATGGGTTCCGGGATCCGAAACCCGCTGGCGTGTGGCCGATGGCCTGATCAAGGCCGGGGTGAAGGACGATGACGCATGGTACATCGCCAAGAAGTATGTGGTCGGCTCCACCATGGACGACCGCATCGCCGGTCTGCTGTCCGAGGCCGGTCTGCCTGACGCCGCCACCCGTGCCCGCCAGTTCCCGCACGAATTCTCCGGCGGCATGCGTCAGCGTGCGCTGATCGCCATCGGTCTGGCCTGCCGTCCGGAACTGCTCATCGCCGACGAGCCGACCTCCGCGCTTGACGTGACCGTGCAGAAGAAGATCCTCGACCATCTGCACATGCTGACCGATTCCCTGGGAACCGCGGTGCTGTTCATCACCCACGATCTCGGTCTGGCCGCGGAACGCGCCCAGCATATCGTGGTCATGTACAAGGGCCAGGTCGTGGAATCCGGTCCTTCACTGGAAGTGCTGCAGCATCCGCAGCATCCGTACACCAAGCGTTTGGTCGCCGCTGCGCCGTCCTTGGCATCGCAGCGCATCATCTCCGTCAAGGAGCATGGCGGCGACGCCACCGCGGTCATGGAGCACGCGGTGAACGAGGATTCCCTGAAGAAGGGCGAAGCCATCATCACGGTGGATCACCTGACCAAGGAATTTAAACTGCCGCGCAAGAAGGAGATGTTCAAGGCGGTCGACGATGTGAGCTTCTCCATCAAGAAGGGCACCACATTGGCCATCGTCGGCGAATCCGGTTCCGGCAAATCCACCGTGGCCAACATGGTGCTGAAACTGCTTGAGCCGACCGCCGGCACCGTCACCTACGACGGCAAAGACGTCTCCGGATTCAAGGGCAAGGAGTTGCTTGACTTCCGACGTCATGTGCAGCCGGTGTTCCAGAACCCGTACGGATCGCTCGACCCCATGTACTCCATCTACCGGTCCATCGAGGAGCCGCTGCGCATCCACGGCATCGGAGACAAGAAGAGCCGTGCCAAGCGTGTGCGCGAGCTCATCGACATGGTGGAATTGCCGGAATCGGTGATGAGCCGTTATCCGAACGAGCTTTCCGGCGGCCAAAGGCAGCGCATCGCCATCGCGCGCGCCATGGCCCTCGATCCGGATGTGATCGTCTGCGACGAGGCCGTCTCCGCATTGGACGTGCTGGTGCAGGACCAGGTGCTTCGCCTGCTCAACGACCTGCAGGCGGAAAAGGGACTGAGCTACCTGTTCATCACCCATGATCTGGCGGTGGTGCGTCAGATCGCCGATGAGGTCGTGGTGATGCAGCACGGCAAGCTGGTGGAGCATGCCACCACCGACGAGGTCTTCGACCATCCGAAGAAGCAGTACACCCGCGACCTGCTGGACGCCATCCCAGGCGGCAAGCTGCAGCTCGGACTCGACTGA
- a CDS encoding ABC transporter permease, translating to MGKYLLRRILQMIPVVLGTTLLVYALVFALPGDPVKAMFGDKPVNEAVAAQIRAEYNLDKPFIVQYLLFLKNALTLDFGKTFSGQLVIDVIGRAFPVTIKLALMAFVFEAVFGVIFGVISGLKKGKWCDTVILIFSLLLISVPTFVTGFLCQYFLGVKWHLLPVTAGTNPGFLDLLMPAMVLGSVSMAYIIRLSRTEISSNIALDYVRTARAKGMDNKSVMLRHVLRNSMIPVVTYLGQDLGALMGGAMISETIFNVHGIGYLTYQSILKGEGNLVVSIVTLLMLIFVVCNLLVDMLYAALDPRIRYA from the coding sequence ATGGGCAAGTATCTTCTGCGACGCATTCTGCAGATGATCCCTGTGGTTCTCGGCACGACGCTTCTGGTGTATGCCCTGGTGTTCGCGTTGCCGGGCGACCCGGTCAAGGCGATGTTCGGCGACAAGCCGGTCAACGAAGCGGTCGCGGCCCAGATCCGTGCCGAATACAATCTGGACAAGCCGTTCATCGTCCAGTATCTGCTGTTCCTGAAGAACGCGCTGACCCTCGACTTCGGCAAGACCTTCTCCGGACAGCTTGTCATCGACGTGATCGGCCGCGCCTTCCCCGTGACCATCAAGCTCGCCCTGATGGCCTTCGTGTTCGAAGCGGTTTTCGGCGTGATCTTCGGTGTGATCTCCGGCCTGAAGAAGGGCAAGTGGTGCGATACCGTCATCCTGATCTTCTCCCTGCTGCTCATCTCCGTGCCGACCTTCGTCACCGGCTTCCTCTGCCAGTACTTCCTCGGTGTGAAGTGGCATCTGCTGCCGGTCACCGCCGGAACGAATCCAGGATTCCTTGATCTGCTGATGCCGGCCATGGTGCTTGGCTCTGTATCGATGGCGTACATCATCCGTCTGAGCCGTACGGAGATTTCGTCCAACATCGCCCTCGACTATGTGCGCACCGCGCGCGCCAAGGGCATGGACAACAAATCCGTCATGCTGCGCCACGTGCTGCGCAACTCCATGATCCCCGTCGTCACCTATCTGGGCCAGGATCTTGGCGCACTGATGGGCGGCGCGATGATCTCCGAAACCATCTTCAACGTGCATGGCATCGGCTACCTGACCTATCAGAGCATCCTCAAGGGAGAAGGCAACCTGGTGGTGTCCATCGTGACGCTGCTCATGCTGATCTTCGTGGTTTGCAATCTGCTGGTCGACATGCTGTACGCCGCGCTTGATCCGCGAATCCGTTACGCGTGA